In the Gemmatimonadaceae bacterium genome, one interval contains:
- the tkt gene encoding transketolase, whose protein sequence is MTDIAPAHPSTSAELEQLAINAVRVLSMDAVQKADSGHPGTPMALAPLAYTLWTRHMRYDPRDPLWPDRDRFVLSAGHASMLLYSVLYLTGYDVSLDDIKQFRQWESATPGHPELGYTPGVETTTGPLGQGFGNAVGMAIAEAHLAATFNRDEHGIIDHYTWFIASDGDLMEGISHEAASYSGHLRLGKLIGFYDDNHITIEGATDLTYSDDAFQRFDAYGWHVQRVADVNDLDELDNAIEEAKAETQRPSLIICRTHIGYGSPNKHDTAEAHGAPLGEKEIELTKRNLGYPSLEPFHVDPDALAHWRRAGERATAMRRGWDHRRMGFARAHPAESAELDRRLAGELPDGWEEAIPVFTAKDGNVASRAASGVVLNAIAARIPELIGGSADLASSTNTIIKQESSISATNPGGRNFHFGIREHGMGAVMNGMALHGGVRPYGATFLIFSDYMRPALRLAAMMRQPTIYVFTHDSIGLGEDGPTHQPVEQLSTLRAIPYFTLIRPADASETAEAWRAAIKHTAGPVALVLTRQKLGFIDRDKYADARLLSHGAYVLRDAPGGEPQVVLVASGSEVALVIEAQARLESEGVRARAVSMPSHELFAAEDAGYRARVFPEGVPRIAVEAAHPMSWYRWVGDTGVILGLERFGASAPYAKLYEELGFTVDKIVAAARDLAATGA, encoded by the coding sequence ATGACAGATATCGCTCCGGCACACCCATCCACGTCCGCCGAGCTCGAGCAGCTGGCGATCAACGCCGTTCGCGTGCTCTCCATGGACGCGGTGCAGAAGGCCGACTCGGGACATCCCGGAACACCGATGGCGCTGGCGCCGCTGGCGTACACGTTGTGGACCCGGCACATGCGCTACGATCCCCGCGACCCGCTCTGGCCCGATCGCGACCGGTTCGTGTTGTCGGCCGGGCACGCATCGATGCTGCTGTACAGCGTCCTGTACCTCACCGGCTACGACGTCTCGCTCGACGACATCAAGCAGTTCCGCCAATGGGAGAGCGCGACACCCGGCCATCCCGAGCTGGGCTACACGCCGGGCGTGGAGACGACTACCGGTCCGCTGGGACAGGGGTTCGGCAACGCCGTCGGGATGGCCATCGCCGAAGCGCATCTGGCGGCGACGTTCAATCGGGACGAGCACGGCATCATCGATCACTACACCTGGTTCATCGCGAGCGACGGCGATCTCATGGAGGGCATCTCCCATGAGGCTGCGTCGTACTCCGGCCATCTGCGGCTCGGCAAGCTGATCGGCTTCTACGACGACAATCACATCACGATCGAAGGCGCTACCGATCTCACTTACAGCGACGACGCGTTTCAGCGCTTCGATGCGTACGGCTGGCACGTGCAGCGCGTCGCGGATGTCAACGATCTGGACGAGCTGGACAACGCGATCGAGGAAGCGAAGGCGGAGACGCAACGACCGTCGCTCATCATCTGCCGCACGCACATCGGGTACGGCAGCCCGAACAAGCACGATACCGCGGAGGCGCACGGGGCGCCGCTGGGGGAGAAGGAGATCGAGCTCACCAAGCGCAATCTCGGCTACCCGTCGCTCGAGCCGTTCCACGTGGATCCGGATGCCCTCGCGCACTGGCGCAGAGCGGGCGAGCGCGCCACCGCGATGCGCAGGGGATGGGATCACCGGCGGATGGGCTTCGCCAGGGCGCATCCGGCAGAATCAGCGGAGCTCGACCGCCGGCTCGCGGGTGAGCTGCCGGACGGCTGGGAAGAAGCGATTCCCGTATTCACCGCCAAGGACGGCAACGTCGCGAGCCGCGCGGCGTCGGGCGTCGTGCTCAACGCCATCGCGGCAAGGATTCCGGAGCTGATCGGCGGCTCCGCCGATCTCGCCAGCTCCACCAACACGATCATCAAGCAGGAGAGCAGCATCTCCGCGACGAACCCGGGCGGACGCAACTTCCACTTCGGGATTCGCGAGCACGGCATGGGCGCGGTGATGAACGGGATGGCGCTGCATGGCGGAGTGCGCCCGTACGGGGCGACGTTCCTGATTTTCTCCGATTACATGCGGCCCGCGCTGCGGCTCGCGGCGATGATGCGGCAGCCGACGATCTACGTCTTCACGCACGATTCCATCGGGCTCGGCGAGGACGGCCCGACGCATCAACCGGTCGAGCAGCTCTCGACCCTGCGCGCGATTCCGTATTTCACCCTGATCCGTCCCGCGGACGCGAGCGAGACCGCGGAAGCCTGGCGCGCGGCGATCAAGCACACGGCCGGCCCCGTCGCGCTGGTTCTCACCAGGCAGAAGCTCGGGTTCATCGACCGCGACAAGTACGCCGACGCGCGGCTGCTCTCTCACGGAGCGTACGTCCTGAGGGACGCGCCCGGCGGCGAGCCGCAAGTCGTGCTGGTGGCCAGCGGATCCGAGGTCGCGCTGGTGATCGAAGCGCAAGCGCGGCTGGAGTCGGAGGGAGTTCGGGCGCGGGCGGTCAGCATGCCGAGCCACGAGCTGTTCGCGGCGGAGGACGCGGGCTATCGCGCCCGCGTCTTTCCCGAGGGCGTGCCGCGGATCGCCGTCGAGGCGGCGCATCCGATGTCGTGGTACCGCTGGGTGGGCGACACCGGGGTGATACTCGGCCTCGAGCGCTTCGGCGCGTCGGCGCCGTACGCGAAGCTGTACGAGGAGCTCGGCTTCACGGTGGACAAGATCGTGGCCGCCGCCAGGGATCTCGCCGCAACCGGCGCGTGA
- a CDS encoding cyclase family protein has product MTREPRLYDISVTVNRDTPEWPGDSAFASEWSTTISGGDSVNVSVMRSSPHVGTHADAPLHVRDGWPGSHELPLDAFCGRAIVVDVTRSDGPITLALLAASMPGDLAERIGRSPRVLLKTERTIATGHFPEEWPTLSEECARALLGHGARLVGVDCPSVDERESKSLPVHHMLFSGNACLLENLDLRRVRAGDYELLAFPLKVMGMDAAPVRAVLREI; this is encoded by the coding sequence GTGACACGGGAGCCGCGCCTTTACGACATAAGCGTCACCGTAAATCGCGACACGCCGGAATGGCCCGGCGACAGCGCTTTCGCGTCCGAGTGGAGCACGACGATCTCCGGCGGCGACAGCGTCAACGTGTCGGTGATGCGGTCGAGCCCCCACGTGGGCACCCACGCGGACGCCCCGCTGCACGTGCGCGACGGCTGGCCGGGCTCGCACGAGCTGCCGCTCGACGCTTTTTGCGGCCGCGCGATCGTGGTCGACGTCACCCGGTCCGACGGCCCGATCACGCTCGCTCTGCTCGCCGCGAGCATGCCGGGAGACCTCGCCGAGCGGATCGGCCGCTCGCCGCGCGTGCTGCTCAAGACCGAACGCACGATCGCGACCGGGCATTTCCCGGAGGAGTGGCCGACGCTGTCGGAAGAATGCGCTCGCGCGCTGCTCGGCCACGGCGCGCGCCTCGTAGGAGTGGATTGCCCTTCAGTCGACGAGAGAGAGAGCAAATCGCTTCCCGTCCATCACATGCTCTTCTCCGGGAACGCCTGTCTCCTCGAGAACCTCGACCTTCGACGGGTGCGTGCCGGCGATTACGAGCTCCTCGCTTTTCCGCTCAAGGTCATGGGAATGGACGCCGCGCCCGTCCGGGCGGTGCTGCGCGAGATCTAG
- a CDS encoding FAD-dependent oxidoreductase codes for MKSSGSTVSVWMDTADVPQFPPLASDARASVCVVGAGMAGMMTAYMLTRAGRSVIVIDDGPIGGGETGRTTAHITAALDDHYHVIEKVHGADGARYAAESHTAAINRIEAIVGMEDIDCDFERLDGYLFLGEGHTRDLLEDERRAAHAARLIDVELVERAPIDFWDTGPALRFPRQAQFHSLKFLAGLARAIVRDGGQIYCGTHAERIEDGEPATVKTSDGHVISADSIVVATNTPVNDWVIIHTKQAAYRTYVIGMEVPRDSVPAVLLWDTPRPYHYIRIHRADRAADPDASDILIVGGEDHKTGQKDDAVERFRHLEQWVSERFPMAAHVAYRWSGQIIEPVDHLAFIGRNPGTDRNIYVATGDSGNGITHGAIAGILLTDLVLKRKNPWKKLYDPSRITLRTAPRFTRENVNVMVQYADWLTGGDVEKVESVPAGSGAVLRAGGKKIAVYRDDGGAVHMCSAVCTHLYCIVDWNSGEKTWDCPCHGSRFDPYGKVLNGPAIAPLEPVSKDSAKE; via the coding sequence ATGAAGTCCTCCGGCTCCACCGTCTCCGTCTGGATGGATACCGCGGACGTGCCGCAGTTTCCGCCGCTCGCTTCCGACGCGCGCGCGTCGGTTTGCGTGGTCGGCGCGGGAATGGCCGGCATGATGACCGCGTACATGCTCACGCGCGCGGGCAGAAGCGTCATCGTCATTGACGACGGGCCGATCGGCGGCGGCGAGACCGGACGCACCACGGCGCACATAACCGCCGCGCTGGACGATCACTATCACGTGATCGAGAAGGTGCACGGAGCTGATGGCGCGCGATACGCGGCGGAAAGCCACACCGCCGCCATCAACCGCATCGAAGCGATCGTCGGCATGGAGGACATCGACTGCGATTTCGAGCGGCTCGACGGCTACCTGTTCCTCGGAGAGGGACACACCAGGGACCTGCTCGAGGACGAGCGGCGCGCGGCGCACGCCGCCAGGCTGATAGACGTCGAGCTGGTGGAGCGCGCGCCCATCGATTTCTGGGACACCGGGCCGGCGCTGCGCTTCCCGCGCCAGGCGCAGTTTCACTCGCTGAAGTTTCTCGCGGGCCTGGCGCGCGCGATCGTGCGCGACGGCGGGCAGATCTACTGCGGCACGCACGCCGAGCGCATCGAGGACGGCGAGCCGGCGACGGTGAAGACGAGCGATGGGCACGTCATCTCCGCCGACAGCATCGTGGTCGCCACCAACACCCCGGTCAACGATTGGGTCATCATCCATACCAAGCAGGCCGCGTATAGAACGTACGTCATCGGCATGGAGGTCCCGCGCGATTCGGTCCCCGCCGTGCTGCTCTGGGACACGCCGCGGCCGTACCATTACATCCGGATCCACCGGGCCGACCGCGCGGCCGACCCGGACGCGAGCGACATCCTTATCGTCGGCGGAGAAGACCACAAGACGGGGCAGAAGGACGACGCGGTTGAGCGGTTCCGCCACCTCGAGCAGTGGGTGAGCGAGCGCTTCCCCATGGCGGCCCACGTCGCGTACCGCTGGTCCGGTCAGATAATCGAGCCGGTGGACCACCTGGCGTTCATCGGCAGGAATCCGGGGACCGATCGCAACATCTACGTGGCGACCGGCGATTCCGGCAACGGCATAACGCACGGCGCGATCGCCGGGATCCTGCTCACCGATCTCGTGCTGAAGCGCAAGAATCCGTGGAAGAAGCTGTACGACCCGTCGCGCATCACTCTCAGAACCGCGCCCAGATTCACCAGGGAAAACGTGAACGTGATGGTGCAGTACGCGGACTGGTTAACCGGCGGGGATGTGGAGAAGGTCGAATCGGTGCCGGCCGGCTCGGGCGCGGTGCTGCGCGCGGGCGGAAAGAAGATCGCGGTGTATCGCGACGACGGCGGCGCGGTGCACATGTGCTCCGCGGTCTGCACGCACCTCTACTGCATCGTGGACTGGAACTCGGGCGAGAAGACGTGGGACTGCCCCTGCCACGGGTCGAGGTTCGACCCGTACGGCAAGGTTCTCAACGGTCCGGCTATAGCGCCGCTGGAGCCAGTGTCGAAGGACTCGGCGAAAGAGTGA